In Scatophagus argus isolate fScaArg1 chromosome 3, fScaArg1.pri, whole genome shotgun sequence, one genomic interval encodes:
- the slc6a14 gene encoding sodium- and chloride-dependent neutral and basic amino acid transporter B(0+) encodes MNFLYRPLRSRRTDMRDYGWNNFKDLIFRNPAVVDQDPHVNDGDENTERGNWANKKEYILSTIGYAVGLGNIWRFPYLAYKNGGGAFLIPYFVMLVVTGIPLFFLESAFGQFCSQGPINIWRAVPLLQGVGIAMVTVTLIVSVYYNVIIAYSLYYMFASFQSPLPWSSCFSWADSNCSNTPTVYCNQSGILVANWTQQNSTCPSSNMITVPVQSPSEQYWDRVALQRSSGLDETGPVVWHLALCLLLSSMIVAAALIRGIKSSGKVVYFTATFPYVVILILLIRGLTLEGARDGIEFYIGSQSNLTKLTEAQVWKDAATQTFYSLSIGWGGVMTLASYNSFHNNVFKDSFVVTLTNAGTSVFAGFAIFSILGHMANIYKMPVGEVVKEGFGLAFIAYPDALSKLPISPLWSILFFFMLLTVGLDSQFAGIEVITTCLVDAFPKILKSRRALLTITTCSILYLLGLPCVTKAGIYWVTLIDQFVASWVLLFLALLEIIGVCYIYGGNRFIKDIEMMLGNKSFSFWLWWRACWFFLSPCIIVVILVWSLMTFTPPSYGAVQFPDWGLALGWCMAVFILLWIPVIAVYKLMRAHGSPWKRLKSLCSPAEEWHPYLDIHRGERYSEERCRHRMYSKNKPEVNVNVISSSWL; translated from the exons ATGAATTTCTTATACAGACCGTTAAGAAGCAGGAGGACAGACATGAGGGACTACGGCTGGAACAATTTCAAGGATTTGATTTTCAGAAATCCTGCTGTTGTCGACCAG GACCCCCACGTGAATGACGGTGATGAGAACACTGAGCGTGGAAACTGGGCCAACAAGAAGGAGTACATCCTCTCTACGATCGGCTATGCTGTTGGACTGGGAAACATTTGGAGATTTCCATATTTGGCCTACAAGAATGGAGGGG GTGCCTTTCTCATCCCCTACTTTGTGATGTTAGTGGTGACAGGaattcctcttttctttctggaAAGTGCCTTTGGTCAGTTTTGCAGCCAAGGTCCAATTAACATATGGAGAGCTGTTCCACTGCTGCAGG GTGTTGGCATTGCCATGGTTACGGTTACTCTAATAGTATCAGTTTACTACAACGTCATCATCGCCTACAGCCTGTACTACATGTTTGCCTCCTTCCAGTCTCCTCTGCCCTGGTCCAGCTGCTTCAGCTGGGCTGACAGTAACTGCAGCAACACGCCTACAG TGTATTGCAATCAAAGTGGTATTTTAGTGGCCAACTGGACTCAGCAAAACAGCACTTGTCCTTCATCCAACATGATCACAGTTCCAGTCCAGAGCCCGAGCGAACAATACTGGGA CCGTGTGGCTCTGCAGAGATCCAGTGGTCTGGATGAAACAGGACCAGTGGTTTGGCACTTGGccctctgtctgctgctcagcTCTATGATTGTTGCTGCAGCCCTCATCAGAGGCATCAAGTCATCAGGCAAA GTAGTGTATTTCACAGCTACATTTCCTTACGTGGTGATTCTGATCCTGCTGATCAGAGGTTTGACACTAGAGGGAGCCAGAGATGGCATAGAGTTCTACATTGGTTCCCAATCCAATTTGACTAAATTGACCGAAGCACAG GTGTGGAAAGATGCAGCTACTCAGACCTTCTACTCTCTTTCGATTGGTTGGGGTGGAGTCATGACTCTTGCCTCCTACAACAGTTTCCACAACAATGTGTTCAAAGACTCATTTGTTGTAACACTTACAAATGCTG GTACCAGTGTTTTTGCAGGTTTTGCCATATTTTCAATCTTGGGCCACATGGCTAACATTTACAAAATGCCTGTTGGAGAGGTGGTGAAGGAAG GATTTGGCCTGGCGTTCATTGCCTATCCAGATGCTCTGTCCAAGCTTCCTATTTCCCCTCTGTGGtccattttgttcttcttcatgCTTTTGACTGTTGGTCTGGACTCCCAGTTTGCAGGAATAG AGGTAATCACCACCTGTCTGGTCGATGCCTTCCCTAAAATCTTAAAATCCAGACGTGCTCTACTGACTATAACAACATGTTCCATCCTCTACCTCCTGGGTCTACCATGTGTTACAAAG GCAGGAATATACTGGGTGACTCTAATTGACCAGTTTGTTGCCAGCTGGGTGTTGTTATTTTTGGCTCTCTTGGAGATCATTGGTGTCTGCTACATATATG GAGGGAACCGTTTTATTAAAGACATTGAGATGATGCTTGGAAATAAAAGCTTCTCCTTCTGGCTGTGGTGGAGAGCATGTTGGTTCTTCCTCAGCCCCTGCATCATAGTG GTGATCCTGGTTTGGTCTCTGATGACCTTTACACCACCGTCCTACGGAGCAGTCCAGTTCCCAGACTGGGGATTGGCTCTGGGCTGGTGCATGGCTGTATTTATCCTCCTCTGGATCCCTGTCATCGCTGTGTATAAGCTGATGAGAGCTCATGGAAGCCCTTGGAAG CGTCTGAAGTCATTGTGCTCTCCAGCTGAAGAATGGCATCCCTACCTGGACATCCATCGAGGAGAACGCTACTCAGAAGAACGCTGCCGCCACAGGatgtacagtaaaaacaaaccagaagtaaatgtaaatgtaatctCTAGCTCATGGCTCTga
- the fmoda gene encoding fibromodulin a, which translates to MAVTMRVVTVLFLSALLPLCLSHGRDPFAWLYSRQSQGYYYGSLQVDTTGGACPDECDCPPTFPVAMYCDGRGLTAMPTIPSRVKYLYLQNNAITAVPDSALVNATNLVWLMMHHNQLTSDAIGTKAFLKLEGLERLYLQHNNLSSIPSNLPRNLRDLRINHNNIEKVTPADLEGMDNLTILYLHDNAITDMGTSLRALKSLTLLDISDNKLTKVPEALPEHLHQLYLDSNSIDSLPESFLSSFTQLQYVRMAHNQLTDKSIPANTFNVSGLVELDLSYNKLERIPPVSATLQHLYLQANQIKEFTLGSFCSVVDVTNFSKLRTLRLDGNEISRLDIPSDSSLCLRLTSTIEI; encoded by the exons ATGGCTGTGACCATGCGTGTGGTGACTGTCCTCTTCTTGTCTGCCCTGCTtccactctgtctctcccatgGAAGGGACCCCTTCGCCTGGTTGTACAGTCGGCAGAGCCAGGGTTACTATTATGGCTCCCTGCAGGTCGATACCACAGGAGGGGCATGTCCAGATGAGTGTGACTGCCCCCCTACCTTCCCAGTTGCCATGTACTGTGACGGGCGGGGCCTGACAGCCATGCCAACCATCCCCTCCCGTGTGAAATACTTGTATCTTCAAAACAATGCCATCACAGCTGTGCCTGATTCAGCTTTAGTCAATGCAACCAATCTGGTGTGGCTCATGATGCACCATAACCAGCTGACATCTGACGCCATTGGCACGAAG GCATTTCTGAAGTTGGAGGGACTGGAGCGTTTATACCTACAGCACAACAATTTGAGCAGCATTCCTTCAAACCTCCCTCGCAACCTGCGAGACCTGAGAATAAACCACAACAACATTGAAAAG GTAACGCCTGCAGACCTGGAGGGAATGGATAACCTCACCATCCTGTATCTCCATGATAATGCTATCACTGACATGGGCACTTCACTGAGGGCGCTGAAGTCCCTCACATTGCTGGACATCAGTGACAACAAGTTGACAAAG GTCCCAGAGGCACTTCCTGAACATCTGCACCAACTCTACCTGGATTCCAACTCCATTGATTCTTTACCTGAGAGCTTTCTGAGTAGTTTTACTCAGCTGCAGTATGTCAGGATGGCCCACAACCAGCTAACAGACAAGAGTATCCCTGCCAACACCTTTAATGTGAGCGGGCTGGTGGAGCTGGATCTGAGCTACAATAAACTGGAGAGAATCCCACCAGTGAGCGCCACACTACAGCATCTCTATTTGCAAGCCAACCAGATCAAAG AGTTCACTCTGGGTAGTTTCTGCAGCGTTGTGGATGTGACCAACTTCTCCAAACTGCGTACGCTGCGACTGGATGGGAACGAGATCAGTCGCCTGGACATCCCCTCTGATTCGTCTCTCTGCTTACGCCTGACTTCCACCATTGAGATCTAA